From the genome of Haloterrigena sp. KLK7, one region includes:
- the carB gene encoding carbamoyl-phosphate synthase large subunit, which yields MSTDHQSEGDTGDGRTILLIGSGPIQIGQAAEFDYSGAQACRALQEEGARVVLVNSNPATIMTDPEMADRVYIEPITTEAIAEIIREEQPDGVIAGLGGQTGLNVTAELAEEGVLEEYGVEIMGTPLDTIYATEDRDLFRQRMEKIGQPVPASTTISLEEGEEVSEMTEDDLKERVQAAVDEVGGLPVIARTTYTLGGSGSGVVHEMDELLRRVRKGLRLSRNSEVLITESIAGWVEYEYEVMRDADDSCIIICNMENIDPMGIHTGESTVVTPSQIVPDEGHQEMRTAALEVIRELGIQGGCNIQFAWRDDGTPGGEYRVVEVNPRVSRSSALASKATGYPIARVTAKVALGKRLHEIENEITGETTAAFEPAIDYVVTKVPRWPKDKFDDVDFELTTAMKSTGEAMAIGRTFEESLLKALRSSEYEPDVDWAEVSDEELEEQYLERPSPDRPYAMFEAYERGYTVDEVVELTGIFEWYAERFKRIADSTLAAQEGDFTEAAIAGHTNASIAATAGADVDTVESEVPGRTYKQVDTCAGEFEAETPYYYSSRKNEFEKGPLLGDAASGELEVDRDVESVIVVGGGPIRIGQGVEFDYCSVHAVQALRDMGIDAHVVNNNPETVSTDYDTSDGLFFEPITAEEVADVAEATGADGVMVQFGGQTSVNIGEPLEDELERRGLDCEVMGTSVEAMDLAEDRDRFNALMDDMGIAQPEGGAAHSKEEAMQLAHEIGYPVLVRPSYVLGGRAMDVVYDDAELETYIEEAVRVSPDKPILVDDFLEDAVELDVDAVADGEDVLIGGVMEHVEAAGVHSGDSACMIPPRSLDDDTLERVREVTEDIAEALDTVGLLNVQLAVRDGEVYVLEANPRSSRTVPFISKATGVPIAKLAAKVMAGDSLADLDVEEQIPEQTSIKEVVLPFDRLPGSDPRLGPEMKSTGEVMGSADTFGKAYDKAQDATGKPIPESGTAIIDLSADKFPDPETEEGEALVDGFTKYFDLCEEVDLAQAVREGKVDLIVSRDRDLLEVAVEEEITYFSTPASASAALEALEAKDEPIDVESITDRPKRAAEWGRSE from the coding sequence ATGAGTACGGACCACCAGAGCGAGGGCGACACCGGCGACGGACGCACGATTTTACTGATCGGGAGCGGCCCGATCCAGATCGGGCAGGCGGCCGAGTTCGACTACTCCGGCGCACAGGCCTGCCGGGCGCTACAGGAGGAGGGCGCCCGCGTCGTCCTCGTCAACTCCAACCCCGCGACGATCATGACGGACCCGGAGATGGCCGACCGCGTCTACATCGAGCCGATCACGACCGAGGCCATCGCGGAGATCATCCGCGAGGAGCAGCCGGACGGCGTCATCGCCGGCCTCGGCGGCCAGACCGGACTGAACGTCACCGCCGAACTCGCCGAGGAGGGCGTCTTAGAGGAGTACGGCGTCGAGATCATGGGGACACCGCTGGACACGATCTACGCCACGGAGGACCGCGACCTCTTCCGCCAGCGCATGGAGAAGATCGGCCAGCCGGTCCCCGCGTCGACGACCATCTCGCTCGAGGAGGGCGAGGAGGTCTCGGAGATGACCGAGGACGACCTGAAAGAGCGCGTCCAGGCCGCCGTCGACGAGGTCGGCGGGCTCCCGGTCATCGCCCGAACGACCTACACGCTGGGCGGCTCCGGTTCGGGCGTCGTCCACGAGATGGACGAACTGCTGCGCCGCGTCCGCAAGGGGCTGCGCCTCTCGCGTAACAGCGAGGTGCTCATCACCGAGTCCATCGCGGGCTGGGTCGAGTACGAGTACGAGGTCATGCGCGACGCCGACGACTCCTGTATCATCATCTGCAACATGGAGAACATCGACCCCATGGGCATCCACACCGGGGAGTCGACGGTCGTCACGCCCTCCCAGATCGTCCCCGACGAGGGCCACCAGGAGATGCGCACCGCCGCGCTCGAGGTCATCCGCGAACTCGGCATTCAGGGCGGCTGTAACATCCAGTTCGCCTGGCGCGACGACGGTACTCCCGGCGGCGAGTACCGCGTCGTCGAGGTCAACCCGCGCGTCTCCCGCTCCTCCGCGCTGGCCTCGAAGGCGACCGGCTACCCGATCGCCCGCGTGACCGCGAAGGTCGCGCTCGGCAAGCGCCTCCACGAGATCGAGAACGAGATCACGGGCGAGACCACGGCCGCCTTCGAGCCCGCGATCGACTACGTCGTCACGAAGGTGCCCCGGTGGCCCAAGGACAAGTTCGACGACGTCGACTTCGAGCTGACGACGGCCATGAAGTCGACCGGCGAGGCGATGGCCATCGGCCGCACCTTCGAGGAGTCGCTCCTGAAGGCGCTTCGCTCGAGCGAGTACGAACCCGACGTCGACTGGGCCGAGGTCAGCGACGAGGAACTCGAGGAACAGTACTTAGAGCGTCCCTCCCCCGACCGCCCGTACGCGATGTTCGAGGCCTACGAGCGCGGCTACACGGTCGACGAGGTCGTCGAACTGACGGGCATCTTCGAGTGGTACGCCGAGCGCTTCAAGCGCATCGCCGACTCGACGCTCGCCGCACAGGAGGGCGACTTCACCGAGGCCGCGATCGCCGGCCACACCAACGCGTCGATCGCCGCGACGGCCGGCGCCGACGTCGACACCGTCGAGAGCGAGGTCCCGGGTCGCACCTACAAGCAGGTCGACACCTGCGCCGGCGAGTTCGAGGCCGAGACGCCGTACTACTACTCCTCGCGCAAGAACGAGTTCGAGAAGGGGCCGCTGCTGGGCGACGCCGCCTCGGGCGAGCTCGAGGTCGATCGCGACGTCGAGAGCGTGATCGTCGTCGGCGGCGGTCCGATCCGCATCGGACAGGGCGTCGAGTTCGACTACTGTTCGGTCCACGCGGTCCAGGCGCTCCGTGACATGGGCATCGACGCCCACGTCGTCAACAACAATCCCGAGACCGTCTCGACCGACTACGACACGTCCGACGGCCTGTTCTTCGAGCCGATCACGGCCGAGGAGGTCGCCGACGTCGCCGAGGCGACCGGCGCCGACGGCGTGATGGTCCAGTTCGGCGGCCAGACCTCCGTCAACATCGGCGAACCGCTCGAGGACGAACTCGAGCGCCGCGGGCTCGACTGCGAGGTCATGGGCACGTCCGTCGAGGCGATGGACTTAGCCGAGGACCGCGACCGCTTCAACGCCCTGATGGACGACATGGGCATCGCCCAGCCGGAGGGCGGCGCCGCCCACAGCAAGGAAGAGGCGATGCAGCTCGCCCACGAGATCGGCTACCCGGTCCTCGTGCGCCCCTCCTACGTGCTGGGCGGCCGCGCGATGGACGTCGTCTACGACGACGCGGAGCTCGAGACCTACATCGAGGAGGCCGTCCGCGTCAGCCCGGACAAGCCGATCCTGGTGGACGACTTCCTCGAGGACGCGGTCGAACTGGACGTCGACGCCGTGGCGGACGGCGAGGACGTCCTCATCGGCGGCGTGATGGAACACGTCGAGGCCGCGGGGGTCCACTCCGGCGACTCGGCCTGTATGATCCCGCCGCGCTCGCTCGACGACGACACGCTCGAGCGCGTCCGCGAGGTCACCGAGGACATCGCCGAGGCGCTCGACACCGTCGGGCTGCTCAACGTCCAGCTCGCGGTCCGCGACGGCGAGGTCTACGTCCTCGAGGCGAACCCGCGCTCCTCGCGTACCGTCCCCTTCATCTCGAAGGCCACGGGCGTCCCGATCGCCAAGCTCGCCGCGAAGGTCATGGCCGGCGACTCGCTCGCGGACCTCGACGTCGAGGAGCAGATCCCCGAGCAGACCTCGATCAAGGAGGTCGTCCTGCCGTTCGACCGCCTGCCGGGCTCGGACCCGCGTCTCGGCCCGGAGATGAAGTCCACGGGCGAGGTCATGGGCAGCGCCGACACGTTCGGCAAGGCCTACGACAAGGCCCAGGACGCGACGGGCAAACCGATCCCCGAGTCGGGCACCGCCATCATCGACCTCTCGGCCGACAAGTTCCCGGACCCGGAGACCGAGGAGGGCGAGGCGCTGGTCGACGGCTTCACCAAGTACTTCGACCTCTGTGAGGAAGTCGACCTCGCACAGGCCGTCCGCGAGGGCAAGGTCGACCTCATCGTCTCGCGCGACCGCGACCTGCTCGAGGTCGCCGTCGAGGAGGAGATCACCTACTTCTCGACGCCCGCCAGCGCGTCGGCCGCCCTCGAGGCGCTCGAGGCGAAGGACGAGCCGATCGACGTCGAGTCGATCACCGACCGTCCGAAGCGCGCCGCCGAGTGGGGCCGCTCGGAATAA
- a CDS encoding stage II sporulation protein M: protein MIRTIRSDPPLTASIVLFFVGVSVGLLTQSPIIPVNSPTGGEQSIWFFFSRNAMVATLLYVGTFTFGVSTSITLFYNGFVVGYALSGSENVLYSIVLLVPHAIVELPAFWLAGAAGLRVPFELIRYFSGKQETLLRKSSVKRSGRQFAFAILLLGVAAWIEAIVTPMVAIAF from the coding sequence GTGATACGGACAATACGATCCGATCCTCCGCTTACCGCATCGATCGTCCTCTTTTTTGTCGGAGTGTCTGTAGGTCTATTAACGCAGAGTCCGATTATCCCCGTCAATTCTCCCACAGGAGGTGAGCAGTCGATCTGGTTTTTCTTCTCGAGAAATGCTATGGTAGCAACTCTTCTTTATGTCGGTACGTTCACTTTTGGAGTTAGCACTTCAATTACGCTATTTTACAATGGCTTTGTTGTAGGATACGCGCTTAGTGGGAGTGAGAACGTTCTATATTCCATTGTTCTCTTAGTACCACATGCTATCGTTGAATTACCAGCGTTTTGGCTTGCGGGTGCAGCAGGTCTACGCGTACCGTTCGAATTGATCCGATATTTTTCAGGAAAACAAGAGACATTACTCAGAAAGTCGTCCGTGAAGCGGAGTGGCCGTCAGTTCGCTTTCGCGATTCTGTTGCTCGGTGTTGCAGCGTGGATAGAAGCGATAGTAACACCGATGGTTGCCATCGCGTTTTAG
- a CDS encoding metal-dependent hydrolase: MMALTHGFMALAAAVLLLPALGESAGPALLAAAFLGGLAPDADLVASHRKTLHFPVWLSVATLALSGLSLLTGSPALLVLTVAVGAAALHSVSDLFGGSAEREPWNPTTENGVYNHVLGRWHRPRRYVRYSGAPEDFLVCLAFAAVAIGSGLTAPAADRTLVALVAFAGVYALCRKRLATIGAVAGGLVPTRLRAIVPVIHVKESETDGTTVDVRFRR; encoded by the coding sequence ATGATGGCGCTCACCCACGGGTTCATGGCCCTCGCGGCCGCCGTCCTCCTCCTGCCGGCCCTCGGCGAGTCCGCCGGGCCGGCGCTGCTCGCGGCCGCGTTCCTCGGCGGGCTCGCGCCCGACGCCGACCTGGTGGCGAGCCACCGGAAGACGCTGCACTTCCCGGTCTGGCTCTCGGTCGCGACGCTCGCGCTCTCGGGGCTCTCCCTCCTAACGGGATCGCCTGCGCTGCTCGTTCTGACGGTCGCCGTCGGCGCCGCCGCCCTCCACTCGGTATCGGACCTGTTCGGCGGCAGCGCCGAGCGCGAGCCGTGGAACCCGACGACCGAGAACGGGGTCTACAACCACGTCCTCGGCCGCTGGCACCGACCGCGCCGGTACGTCCGCTACTCGGGCGCGCCGGAGGACTTCCTGGTCTGTCTCGCCTTCGCGGCCGTCGCGATCGGCTCCGGGCTGACCGCGCCGGCCGCCGACCGCACGCTGGTCGCGCTCGTCGCGTTCGCCGGCGTCTACGCGCTGTGTCGGAAGCGACTCGCGACGATCGGCGCGGTCGCCGGCGGGCTCGTCCCGACGCGATTGCGCGCGATCGTCCCGGTAATCCACGTCAAGGAGTCGGAGACGGACGGGACAACGGTTGACGTTCGGTTCAGGCGTTGA
- a CDS encoding PHP domain-containing protein, with protein MTCRGEYAAVDRGPRTLRIDPHVHTAASFDGTTTPAELVDAARRAGLDGIAVTDHDTVDGAREVARLAPDDLLVIVGCEVSTADGHLLALGVDDAPEPGRPLPQTARAVRDAGGIAIVPHPFQRSRHGARGTAIDDVDGIEVYNAHAVTNLRNRQADRFATRRDYPRFGASDAHRPANVGRAATDVRLPADADPSANAAPAVETVLEAMRAGRTEAVGHRTPTWQYLTKVVGNACRKTTSLSLF; from the coding sequence ATGACGTGTCGGGGCGAGTACGCCGCGGTCGATCGGGGGCCGCGCACGCTCCGAATCGATCCCCACGTGCACACCGCGGCGTCCTTCGACGGGACGACGACGCCCGCGGAACTGGTCGACGCGGCTCGCCGCGCCGGTCTCGACGGGATCGCCGTCACCGATCACGACACGGTCGACGGCGCCCGCGAGGTCGCGCGACTGGCGCCCGACGACCTCCTCGTGATCGTCGGCTGCGAGGTCTCGACCGCCGACGGCCACCTGCTCGCGCTCGGCGTCGACGACGCGCCCGAACCCGGCCGTCCGCTCCCGCAGACGGCGCGCGCGGTGCGGGACGCCGGCGGGATCGCGATCGTTCCCCATCCGTTCCAGCGCTCGCGCCACGGGGCCCGTGGGACCGCGATCGACGACGTCGACGGCATCGAGGTCTACAACGCCCACGCCGTCACGAACCTTCGCAACCGGCAGGCCGACCGGTTCGCGACCCGCCGCGACTACCCCCGGTTCGGCGCCAGCGACGCCCACCGACCCGCGAACGTCGGTCGCGCCGCCACCGACGTTCGGCTCCCCGCTGACGCCGACCCGTCCGCGAACGCCGCGCCCGCGGTCGAGACGGTCCTCGAGGCGATGCGCGCCGGTCGAACCGAGGCCGTCGGCCACCGGACGCCGACCTGGCAGTACCTGACCAAGGTCGTCGGCAACGCCTGTCGGAAAACCACCTCGCTCTCGCTGTTCTGA
- a CDS encoding CDP-alcohol phosphatidyltransferase family protein: MTNELREAIRGVRNRLDLADRRVGTTADRTNVLEQLTGADYISLGALFVGWASALLFVGGEPNWALLAMFGAFLLDKADGWYARRTGTSSPFGRQVDSFIDIFAYLVPAVLLYHFVLAPHVVASLVVGFLVLAFGGLRLVRHNEEGFGSDDGASYYHGTTVVHTNLLVVANYFVAALVGPWNGWIAGLLVAVACPLMVSDYKAYKTDGTHVLAGLAAVAAVGLALGLEFGHL, from the coding sequence ATGACCAACGAACTGCGAGAGGCGATACGGGGCGTCAGGAACCGACTGGACCTCGCCGATCGACGGGTCGGGACGACGGCGGATCGAACGAACGTGCTCGAACAGTTGACGGGCGCCGACTACATCAGTCTCGGGGCGCTGTTCGTGGGCTGGGCCAGCGCCCTGCTGTTCGTCGGCGGCGAACCCAACTGGGCGCTGCTGGCCATGTTCGGCGCCTTCCTGCTGGACAAGGCCGACGGCTGGTACGCCCGCCGGACGGGGACGTCGTCGCCGTTCGGCCGGCAGGTGGACTCCTTCATCGACATCTTCGCCTACCTGGTGCCGGCGGTGCTCCTCTATCACTTCGTCCTCGCGCCGCACGTGGTCGCCAGCCTCGTCGTCGGCTTCCTCGTGCTGGCCTTCGGCGGCCTGCGACTGGTCCGGCACAACGAGGAAGGGTTCGGCTCCGACGACGGCGCGAGTTACTACCACGGAACCACCGTCGTCCACACGAACCTCCTCGTGGTGGCGAACTACTTCGTCGCCGCCCTCGTCGGCCCGTGGAACGGGTGGATCGCGGGGCTGCTCGTCGCCGTCGCTTGCCCGCTGATGGTCTCGGACTACAAGGCCTACAAGACCGACGGTACCCACGTTCTGGCCGGCCTCGCCGCGGTCGCGGCCGTCGGACTGGCGCTCGGCCTCGAGTTCGGACACCTATGA
- a CDS encoding GNAT family N-acetyltransferase: MPQLWRLTRNRYGRAVYDALGRVGITATEMVEYVIALEDAPAADGGPGVGTDADGRTGYTVEVCDPSTVEPLDAPVEELQSDELVVAALEDGRPRGYLFCSVDATHEIHPLERELRFEGAYIRRVFVDPDHRDRGIATAMVGETCRLARERGAERATALVALDNGPSRALFERHGFAPQRRRRYVRVGPLSHRSVRSP; encoded by the coding sequence ATGCCACAGCTGTGGCGGCTGACACGGAACCGGTACGGCCGCGCCGTCTACGACGCGCTCGGGCGGGTCGGAATCACGGCGACGGAGATGGTCGAGTACGTCATCGCGCTCGAGGACGCGCCGGCCGCCGACGGCGGGCCCGGAGTCGGGACCGACGCCGACGGTCGGACCGGGTACACGGTCGAGGTCTGCGATCCGTCGACCGTCGAACCGCTGGACGCTCCGGTCGAGGAACTCCAGTCGGACGAACTGGTCGTCGCCGCGCTCGAGGACGGCCGTCCCCGCGGCTACCTGTTTTGCTCCGTCGATGCGACCCACGAGATCCATCCGCTCGAGCGGGAACTGCGCTTCGAGGGCGCCTACATCAGGCGCGTCTTCGTCGATCCGGACCACCGCGACCGCGGCATCGCGACGGCGATGGTCGGCGAGACCTGCCGACTGGCCCGAGAGCGGGGCGCCGAGCGCGCGACGGCGCTGGTCGCCCTCGATAACGGCCCCTCGCGGGCCCTGTTCGAGCGCCACGGCTTCGCCCCGCAGCGACGCCGGCGCTACGTCAGGGTCGGGCCGCTCTCCCATCGGTCAGTCCGGTCGCCCTGA
- a CDS encoding ABC transporter ATP-binding protein: MCPAAGPAIETDGLTKRYGETTAVSDLTMDVDRGTVYGFLGPNGAGKTTTMRMLTTLVKPTAGTARVAGNPITDRDSVTPHIGYLPEEPPIYDELTGREQLEYAAGLRDLPEAESSERIESMLERFDLLEDADRRIEGYSKGMRQKIGVIQAVLHEPAVAFLDEPTSGLDPRAARTMRETIADLADQEMTIFLSTHILPVVDELADEIGVLHDGKLVAQGDPETLKSRAETGEARSLEEAFLEVTQETPTAEERSAEPSIE, encoded by the coding sequence ATGTGTCCTGCTGCCGGCCCCGCTATCGAAACCGACGGGTTGACCAAACGATACGGGGAGACGACCGCCGTCTCCGACCTGACGATGGACGTCGACCGCGGGACGGTCTACGGCTTCCTCGGCCCGAACGGGGCCGGGAAGACGACGACGATGCGGATGCTGACGACGCTGGTGAAACCCACCGCCGGGACGGCCCGCGTCGCCGGGAACCCCATCACCGACCGCGATTCCGTCACGCCCCACATCGGCTACCTCCCCGAGGAGCCGCCGATCTACGACGAGCTCACCGGCCGCGAGCAACTCGAGTACGCCGCCGGGCTCCGCGACCTCCCCGAGGCGGAGTCGAGCGAGCGAATCGAGTCGATGCTCGAGCGGTTCGATCTGCTCGAGGACGCCGACCGACGGATCGAGGGCTACTCGAAGGGGATGCGCCAGAAGATCGGCGTCATCCAGGCCGTGTTGCACGAACCCGCCGTCGCCTTCCTCGACGAGCCGACGAGCGGACTGGATCCGCGCGCGGCCCGGACGATGCGAGAGACGATCGCCGATCTGGCCGACCAGGAGATGACGATCTTCCTCTCGACGCACATCCTCCCCGTCGTCGACGAACTGGCCGACGAGATCGGCGTCCTGCACGACGGAAAACTGGTCGCCCAGGGCGACCCCGAGACGCTGAAATCCCGCGCCGAGACCGGTGAAGCGCGGAGCTTAGAGGAGGCGTTCCTCGAGGTGACCCAGGAGACGCCCACGGCCGAGGAGCGGTCGGCGGAGCCGTCGATCGAGTAG
- a CDS encoding DUF5518 domain-containing protein, which translates to MRPIRALHTLRDGVTDDALRVAILVGLATIPVTLALSWNPVTDDVVAGGSVSGAPLLLAGLLVGYYYSDRETESRRAGIWTGLAASVATVLVFVANAIVTIGSEPSRWTAVTVIGTPFILALGAGFVVLFATVAAQFADWVTTRLRRARRAPDASDDGDSTVPDPKWWKILAAYVLVAPPVVGSVLLEVPAGGLGFALSLLGLLVLVPLSVVALGALFVDATAPRSSKTERVPNALAYVGAPIGTYALVYAVATLRGSGHPDGYAIYAFIGVLWIAAVVYLRNRHRYFDGGGSAVRQLG; encoded by the coding sequence ATGCGCCCAATCCGCGCCCTCCATACCCTCCGCGACGGCGTGACCGACGACGCGCTGCGGGTCGCGATCCTCGTCGGCCTCGCGACGATCCCGGTTACCCTCGCTCTCTCCTGGAACCCGGTTACGGACGACGTCGTCGCCGGTGGCTCCGTTTCGGGTGCGCCACTCTTGCTGGCCGGACTGCTCGTCGGCTACTACTACAGCGATCGGGAAACGGAGAGCCGCCGAGCCGGCATCTGGACCGGTCTCGCCGCCTCGGTCGCGACGGTACTGGTTTTCGTCGCTAACGCGATCGTGACGATCGGCTCCGAACCGTCGCGGTGGACCGCCGTCACCGTGATCGGGACACCGTTCATCCTCGCTCTCGGTGCCGGATTCGTCGTTCTGTTCGCGACGGTCGCCGCGCAGTTCGCCGACTGGGTGACGACGAGACTCCGGCGAGCGCGCCGAGCCCCGGACGCGTCGGACGACGGCGATTCGACCGTCCCCGATCCGAAGTGGTGGAAGATCCTCGCCGCGTACGTTCTCGTCGCACCGCCCGTGGTGGGTTCCGTGCTCCTCGAGGTTCCCGCCGGCGGTCTCGGATTCGCCCTCTCGCTGCTCGGGCTTCTGGTTCTGGTTCCCCTATCGGTAGTCGCCCTCGGTGCGCTTTTCGTCGATGCGACCGCTCCCCGAAGTTCGAAAACGGAACGGGTACCGAACGCGCTGGCGTACGTCGGCGCACCGATCGGGACGTACGCGCTCGTCTACGCGGTGGCGACGCTCCGCGGGTCGGGCCATCCGGACGGCTACGCCATCTACGCGTTCATCGGCGTCCTCTGGATCGCGGCCGTCGTCTACCTCCGCAATCGACATCGGTACTTCGACGGCGGTGGCTCGGCGGTCCGCCAACTGGGATGA
- a CDS encoding cupin domain-containing protein, whose translation MPATDFDTERTYDDDRFTPRTVFESDRQKVVLGYFEPGQFIPVHAPGSDVAICVRSGRGLVREGDAEHDVEPGDVVVVPADVDRGVRAGEEERLEALLVTSPPPTDAEHVPVREGLKRGVFDP comes from the coding sequence AACGGACGTACGACGACGATCGATTCACCCCGCGCACCGTCTTCGAGAGCGATCGACAGAAGGTCGTCCTCGGATACTTCGAGCCCGGACAGTTCATCCCGGTCCACGCGCCGGGGAGCGACGTGGCGATCTGCGTCCGGTCCGGCCGCGGACTCGTCCGCGAGGGCGACGCCGAACACGACGTCGAACCGGGAGACGTGGTCGTCGTTCCGGCCGACGTCGACCGCGGCGTCCGCGCCGGCGAGGAGGAACGTCTCGAGGCACTGCTCGTGACCAGTCCGCCCCCGACCGACGCCGAACACGTACCCGTCCGGGAGGGATTGAAACGGGGCGTCTTCGATCCCTAA